The uncultured Campylobacter sp. genome includes the window TAGAGTACCCCTGCCTAAATCGTCTAAATTATCCTTAAATTTATAAAAGGTCATAAATGCGTCTCTGAGCTTTCTGATCTCTATGGATTTTACGATATCTTTATCATCGCGGAAATATTTTTTTAGCTCGTCTAGGATATTAAATATAATTAAATCTTTAATATCGCCTTTGCTCGTCATGATAGAATTATCTCTTATAAAGTAAAAATAATCCTTCAAGTCGCAAAAAGCTATTTTGTCTGCTTTTGAAGCTATTATGGGCGTGATCGCAAGGTCTTCGTATATCTGACCTTTTGGAAACCTAATGCCTGCAAATAACTCTTTTCTATAAATTTTAGCAACCGCACCGACATTATAAAATTTACCACAAAATAGACTTTCTACGCATTCCTTAGCTGTATGGATTAAAATAGGCTCATCGTTTATACTTTTTTCATAAATTTTATCCTCGCTGTCTTCATAAGCACGCCTAATTGAGGTGATAGCCATATCCGCATCGCATCTATCTATCAAGCAATATAAATTTTGTATATAAAATTTACTTACCCAATCATCGCTATCTATAAAAGTTAAATATTCACCGCCTGCAATATCGATGCCTGCATTTCTAGCATCGCTAAGACCGCCGTTTTTTTTATGGATTACTTTTATACGTCCGTCTTTTAACGCATATTCATCGCAAATTTCAAAGCAGCCATCGGTACTTCCGTCATCAACTAATATTATCTCTAAATTTTTATAAGTTTGATTTATGATGCTATCGATACATTTTCTAAAATACTTTTCGACATTATATATTGGTACTATTGCGGATATCAAAGCCTCCTTCATAAATCCCCTTTATCGTTTAAAATTATCACAGCGCCCAGTATACATACTACAAAATATCCTACTCCAAGCCCAACTACTGTTCCTACGGCACCATAAACAGGAATAAAATATAAATAAGCTACAACGGCGCCACCTAGGGCAAGCCCCCATTTATAAATAAGGAGTTTACCTAACTTCATTTTAATTATATATAAATTTAACGCCTCATTTAAAAATATAAACGGCAAAATAAAT containing:
- a CDS encoding glycosyltransferase family 2 protein, whose product is MKEALISAIVPIYNVEKYFRKCIDSIINQTYKNLEIILVDDGSTDGCFEICDEYALKDGRIKVIHKKNGGLSDARNAGIDIAGGEYLTFIDSDDWVSKFYIQNLYCLIDRCDADMAITSIRRAYEDSEDKIYEKSINDEPILIHTAKECVESLFCGKFYNVGAVAKIYRKELFAGIRFPKGQIYEDLAITPIIASKADKIAFCDLKDYFYFIRDNSIMTSKGDIKDLIIFNILDELKKYFRDDKDIVKSIEIRKLRDAFMTFYKFKDNLDDLGRGTLIKMDKIIKNNSAIALKDKNSKTQDRIGVIIYNLLGLKAYLKFREIALWVRKNISK